In the Pseudothauera hydrothermalis genome, one interval contains:
- a CDS encoding phage baseplate assembly protein V, whose translation MSVDADALTLDAADWGRGGTVRLGTVKEFDRARCRVRVRLAGEDADAVTTGWLPWATWSAGHLRVWSPPAIGEQCLVLSPSGDLAQAVALPAVHQQDGPYPAPSDNPQHTLLAWDDGGYIRYERDTHRLILHASCVVRIEGDLMVTGDVYAGGVSLRRHRHTGVRKGASTSGGPTGGEAPSCQ comes from the coding sequence ATGAGCGTGGATGCCGACGCCCTCACGCTGGATGCGGCCGACTGGGGCCGCGGCGGCACGGTGCGGCTGGGCACGGTCAAAGAATTTGACCGGGCACGCTGCCGGGTGCGCGTGCGGCTGGCGGGCGAGGACGCCGACGCGGTGACCACCGGCTGGCTGCCGTGGGCGACATGGTCGGCCGGACATCTGCGCGTGTGGAGCCCGCCCGCGATCGGCGAGCAGTGCCTGGTGCTCTCGCCATCGGGCGACCTGGCGCAGGCGGTGGCGCTGCCCGCGGTGCATCAGCAGGATGGCCCCTACCCGGCCCCGTCCGACAACCCGCAGCACACGCTGCTGGCCTGGGACGACGGCGGCTATATCCGCTACGAGCGCGATACGCACCGGCTCATTCTGCACGCATCCTGCGTGGTGCGCATCGAGGGCGATCTGATGGTGACCGGAGATGTGTACGCGGGCGGTGTCAGTCTGCGCCGTCACCGCCACACCGGCGTGCGGAAGGGAGCCAGCACCAGCGGCGGCCCCACGGGCGGGGAGGCTCCGTCATGCCAGTGA
- a CDS encoding phage major capsid protein: protein MHDLIRIAKGMIGPGDLNPGGQLRPEAADRLISLISASGFMANVTTRRMKKLTADVSVIGVVARSLVRVAEGQSPTDAQRLGATQHGCTLTALPVQLFPQMSLSTLRDNADNPALVAEVEKLLSDRMEAELEDLAFNGTADDNSGGFTTLNKGWIQVAADAAATPKVNIDPGGTQTWRQALKAVYDACPDVYRPQSAFVMSEADADAYAFEVAGTVSGTAYIAESPLRRFMGRPILTSAYCPAGKVLFTPPQNLIFGMTTEIWQKRRWDDDARALRWVFDFAVDYEIAIKQACVYGY from the coding sequence ATGCATGACTTGATTCGCATCGCCAAGGGCATGATCGGCCCCGGCGACCTGAACCCCGGCGGGCAGTTGCGCCCGGAGGCGGCCGACCGGCTGATTTCCCTCATCTCCGCCAGCGGCTTCATGGCGAACGTGACCACGCGGCGGATGAAGAAGCTCACCGCCGACGTGTCGGTGATCGGCGTGGTCGCGCGCTCGCTGGTGCGCGTGGCGGAAGGGCAGTCGCCCACCGACGCCCAGCGCCTGGGGGCCACGCAGCACGGCTGCACGCTCACCGCGCTGCCGGTCCAGCTCTTCCCGCAGATGTCGCTGTCCACGCTGCGCGACAACGCCGACAACCCTGCTCTTGTGGCCGAGGTGGAAAAGCTCCTGTCCGACCGCATGGAAGCGGAGCTGGAAGACCTGGCCTTCAACGGCACGGCGGACGACAACTCCGGCGGCTTCACCACGCTGAACAAGGGCTGGATTCAGGTGGCGGCCGACGCCGCGGCGACGCCGAAGGTGAACATCGATCCGGGCGGCACGCAGACCTGGCGGCAGGCGCTGAAAGCCGTCTACGACGCCTGCCCCGACGTCTACCGCCCGCAGTCGGCCTTCGTCATGTCCGAGGCGGATGCCGACGCCTACGCTTTCGAGGTGGCGGGCACGGTCAGCGGTACGGCCTATATCGCCGAAAGCCCGCTGCGCCGCTTCATGGGCCGCCCCATCCTGACCAGCGCCTACTGCCCGGCCGGCAAGGTGCTCTTCACCCCGCCGCAGAACCTCATCTTCGGCATGACCACCGAGATCTGGCAGAAGCGGCGCTGGGACGACGACGCGCGCGCGCTGCGCTGGGTGTTCGACTTCGCGGTGGACTACGAGATCGCGATCAAGCAGGCCTGCGTCTACGGCTACTGA
- a CDS encoding XkdF-like putative serine protease domain-containing protein: MSGRADAMISFHIWNVSDPSASLMVDHRGMPKITDLSVEFISLVKRPANGRRIILRGATAAREFEICKADARLHRVYGIVYAPESVDSQGDWTDAETIRRAADEWMISGRAANVDREHDFSSLPAFVAESWLVRSGDPLFPDEKEGAWAVGIQVEDAALWDAIEAGEVEGLSLAGTARLEKARRAFKTFFTPKKETEMTPDEVRAIVREALAETVAKAEAEAEAEKIAKAIDATKAEAEALKAALAKTEAALTALASRVEALEKSPAAPIAPTEGETKAAEAESFV, encoded by the coding sequence GTGAGCGGCCGCGCGGACGCGATGATCAGTTTCCATATATGGAATGTCTCCGATCCATCGGCATCGCTTATGGTCGATCATCGCGGCATGCCCAAGATCACCGACTTAAGCGTGGAGTTCATCAGCCTGGTCAAGCGCCCGGCCAATGGCCGGCGCATCATCCTGCGCGGCGCGACGGCCGCGCGCGAGTTCGAGATTTGCAAGGCCGACGCGCGGCTGCATCGCGTCTACGGCATCGTCTATGCGCCCGAGAGCGTGGATAGTCAGGGCGACTGGACGGACGCCGAGACGATCCGGCGCGCGGCGGACGAGTGGATGATTTCCGGCCGCGCGGCCAACGTCGATCGCGAGCACGATTTCTCCTCCCTGCCTGCCTTCGTCGCCGAGAGCTGGCTCGTCCGCTCCGGCGACCCGCTTTTTCCAGACGAGAAGGAAGGCGCCTGGGCGGTGGGCATCCAGGTCGAGGATGCGGCGCTGTGGGATGCGATCGAGGCCGGCGAGGTCGAAGGGCTGTCGCTGGCCGGCACGGCGCGGCTGGAGAAGGCGCGCCGCGCGTTCAAGACGTTTTTCACCCCGAAGAAGGAGACCGAGATGACCCCTGATGAGGTGCGCGCCATCGTGCGCGAGGCCCTGGCCGAGACGGTGGCCAAGGCCGAAGCCGAGGCCGAGGCCGAGAAGATCGCCAAGGCCATCGATGCGACCAAGGCCGAGGCCGAAGCGCTCAAGGCGGCGCTGGCGAAGACGGAAGCGGCGCTGACGGCGCTGGCGTCTCGCGTCGAGGCGCTGGAGAAGAGCCCGGCGGCGCCGATCGCGCCGACGGAGGGCGAGACCAAGGCCGCGGAGGCGGAGAGCTTCGTATGA